DNA sequence from the Verrucomicrobiia bacterium genome:
AGGGCGACGGGGTGTTTGCCAAGGCCGCGGCGTTTGGGAAGGCGATAGGGAACGGGACGGGGGCGGCCGAGGACCTGTATTTATGGGAGGAAGGTGTTGCGGTGGAGCCTTGGGATGAGCCGGTGGATGGGAAGGAGTTGCTGAATGAATTGACGCTCTGGCTCAAGCGGTATGTGGTCCTGGCGCAATGGAGCGCGGAGACCTTGGCGCTGTGGATAGCACACACCTATGCGTTCGAGTTGCGGCCTGTGGCGACTTACATTGGGATTGAATCGCCGGAGAAGCGGTGCGGGAAGACGACGTTGCTGACGGGCTTATGCGAATTGGTGAACCGGCCAATTGTGGCGTCGAACATCAGTTCGCCGGCGTTTTACCGGGTGATCGAGGACAAGAAGCCGACGTTGCTGATCGATGAGTGGGACACGGTGCTGCACCGGAACCGGGAACTGAAGGGGATATTGAATTCGGGCTACAAGAAGAGAACGGCGTATGTGATCCGGATGACGCCGAAGGCAAATGCGGGAGGTGCCAAGAAGGAAAGCGCCCAGGCGAAAGAGGCAAATGGCAAGGGGCAGGGGAACGGGCTGGAGCTGGGGCGTTTTTCGAGCTGGTGTCCGAAGGTGATAGCGACGATCAAACATCTGCCTGAGACGCTGGCGGACCGGTGCATTATTATACGGATGGACCGTAAGACGTCGAAGGAGAAGTGCGAGCGGATGAGGAACCTGGACGGGAAGGATTTGAGACGGAAGTGCGCGCGGTTTGTGGCGGACCACGCGCAGGAGATAGCGAAGGCGCAACCGGAGTTGCCGGAGGATTTGAACGACCGCGCGGCGGACATTTGGGAGCCGCTGCTGGCGATAGCGGACCTGGCTGGGGGAGACTGGGCGGAGAAGGCGCGGCAGGCGGCGGTGGCATTAACGGTGGGGGCGCAAGAGGAGAGCCCGATTGGAACACTGTTGCTGGACATCTGGGTTCTGCTGTTGCAGCAGGAGAGTGATGAGAACAACCAGTGGATGAAAAGCAGCGGCGGGGTGAGGATGTTCAGCAGGGACATCGTGGCAGGGCTGAACCGGAGCGAGGACCGTCCGTGGGTGGTGATGCGGCGGGGAAAGGAAGTGACGGAGCGGTGGCTGTCGCAGCAGTTGAATCCGTATGGAGTGCGGCCGCGGACGATATGGATTGGGGAAGTTTCGGCAAAGGGATATATGGCGGAGGATTTCACTGAGACATTCCGGCGGTATATGCCGAAGGCGATGGCGCAGGCGTTTTTGGATGAGCAGGCGTCGATGCGCAAGAGGTATGAAGCGGAGAAGGCGAGATTGGCGGAGGAGGCGAAGAAGAAGGAGGGTGGGAATGGGGACAGCAGACAGGGGGGATGACCACCCTGGAAAAAGCGGGCCGCGGCCTGGGGGGGAAAATCAAAGCCGAGTTGGTGGCGGCTTGAGCTCTTGAGGGGTGTGGGAGGGGCGTGGAGTTGGGCTGCGCCGCCCAACTTGAGCCGCGTCAATGGGGGAGCCAAACCAACTAACTATGGGAAACCCCTTCGCCACGGCATCATCGGCCAGATAATGAAAGGACCGTGGGATAGACTACAAACAGAGGATATTCGGGGAATTTAGTGGCTGAGTTTGGGTAGAAGGGGAAGGAGCTTTTAGAATGAAGGCGGTTGGAACGGTATGATTGCACGCTGGAGGGCGGTAGGCGGAACTGAGATCCAAACGCTTCGCGCTGGCCTTCGCT
Encoded proteins:
- a CDS encoding DUF3631 domain-containing protein, producing the protein MNNDESERREAEEPQDKSKADVAHPGPEGNGSGQEASKDGTVKGKGSGAEQAGNGSGGGLKGQGGGAQAAESAGPGSEGAAEIGSEEREAEMGPGEEGDGVFAKAAAFGKAIGNGTGAAEDLYLWEEGVAVEPWDEPVDGKELLNELTLWLKRYVVLAQWSAETLALWIAHTYAFELRPVATYIGIESPEKRCGKTTLLTGLCELVNRPIVASNISSPAFYRVIEDKKPTLLIDEWDTVLHRNRELKGILNSGYKKRTAYVIRMTPKANAGGAKKESAQAKEANGKGQGNGLELGRFSSWCPKVIATIKHLPETLADRCIIIRMDRKTSKEKCERMRNLDGKDLRRKCARFVADHAQEIAKAQPELPEDLNDRAADIWEPLLAIADLAGGDWAEKARQAAVALTVGAQEESPIGTLLLDIWVLLLQQESDENNQWMKSSGGVRMFSRDIVAGLNRSEDRPWVVMRRGKEVTERWLSQQLNPYGVRPRTIWIGEVSAKGYMAEDFTETFRRYMPKAMAQAFLDEQASMRKRYEAEKARLAEEAKKKEGGNGDSRQGG